A DNA window from Castanea sativa cultivar Marrone di Chiusa Pesio chromosome 7, ASM4071231v1 contains the following coding sequences:
- the LOC142644028 gene encoding uncharacterized protein LOC142644028 — MNIESEKSTESTSPLWKYVTKLEKAAAGGGNVTFRCNYCEKTFKRSYSRVKAYLLKLSNCGIQPCGKVGDEYLNEMQKLEDAYEESSRRLKKPKLVSLPSDSPSSPHLGPTLSSTATNSLIARTFYSAGLPFHFAKNPYWVEMIKFACNNNLAGYVLLGYNKLRTTLLHKEKVHIEKLLKSIKDTWKERGLSIVSDGWTDPQKRPLINFMATSEKWPHFIKSIDCTKEYKDKHFISDLFLKVIGEVGHTYVVQIIIDNASVMKAAGSIVKAEYPHIFWSPCVVHTLNLALRNICAPKNSLQNEVAYNECNWIAQVSNEATFIRIFITNHSMRLSIFNSFSPLKLLAVTKTRYASIIIMLKRLFQVKQHLRNVVISEEWMSYREDDAGKAQTVRDYVLNDLWWDKVAYILRFTRPIYEML, encoded by the exons ATGAATATTGAAAGTGAAAAATCAACTGAGTCAACTTCTCCTCTATGGAAATATGTTACTAAGTTAGAAAAAGCCGCTGCTGGTGGTGGGAACGTTACTTTCAGAtgtaactattgtgaaaaaactTTTAAGAGGTCTTATTCAAGGGTGAAGGCATACTTGTTAAAACTGTCTAATTGTGGAATACAACCATGTGGTAAGGTTGGAGATGAGTATCTAAATGAAATGCAAAAATTAGAAGATGCGTATGAGGAATCTTCGCGTAGATTGAAGAAGCCTAAGCTAGTGTCTTTACCATCTGATTCTCCTAGTAGTCCTCATTTGGGTCCTACTCTCAGTAGTACAGCTACAA ATTCTCTTATTGCTAGGACATTTTATTCTGCTGGTTTACCCTTTCACTTTGCTAAGAACCCGTATTGGGTTGAGATGATCAAATTTGCATGTAATAATAATTTAGCAGGCTATGTTCTACTGGGTTACAATAAATTAAGAACAACTTTGTTGCATAAAGAGAAGGTACATATTGAGAAGTTGTTGAAGTCAATTAAAGACACTTGGAAAGAAAGGGGTTTAAGCATAGTAAGTGATGGGTGGACAGATCCACAAAAAAGGCCACTTATCAATTTTATGGCTACATCAGAGAAATGGCCACATTTTATCAAATCCATTGATTGTACCAAAGAGTACAAAGACAAGCACTTCATTTCTGATTTGTTTCTAAAGGTCATTGGTGAGGTTGGGCATACTTATGTTGTCcaaattattattgataatgCATCTGTTATGAAAGCTGCAGGATCTATTGTTAAAGCTGAATATCCTCATATATTTTGGTCACCTTGTGTTGTGCATACCCTCAATTTGGCCTTGAGGAATATATGTGCACCTAAGAATTCTTTGCAGAATGAGGTTGCATATAATGAATGTAACTGGATTGCACAAGTTTCAAATGAGGCAACTTTCATTCGTATTTTTATCACAAATCATTCTATGAgattatcaatttttaattcattttcccCTTTGAAGTTACTTGCTGTTACTAAAACACGATATGCTTCAATAATCATCATGCTTAAAAGATTGTTTCAAGTAAAACAGCATCTTCGAAATGTGGTCATTAGTGAGGAATGGATGTCATATAGAGAAGATGATGCAGGAAAAGCTCAAACTGTCAGGGATTATGTTTTGAATGATTTGTGGTGGGACAAGGTTGCATATATTCTGAGATTCACAAGACCTATTTATGAGATGCTTTGA